A stretch of Choristoneura fumiferana chromosome 29, NRCan_CFum_1, whole genome shotgun sequence DNA encodes these proteins:
- the LOC141444371 gene encoding uncharacterized protein isoform X2, translated as MDLMTVLEVTIALVIVATHARLAEYYSEPYAFGLAHREHEAGLPDQLYNLESDVGQRQDRKDPTSETETERVFYNFKTKTDDDDVVDREDHVTQYLSELLVNTDSEITSLQVNEYDES; from the exons ACCGTGCTAGAGGTGACGATTGCCTTGGTCATCGTCGCTACCCATGCTAGACTCGCCGAGTACTACTCAGAA CCTTATGCATTTGGGTTAGCTCATCGCGAGCACGAAGCCGGTCTGCCAGATCAGCTATACAATCTAGAGAGCGATGTGGGACAGAGACAGGACCGCAAAGACCCTACGAGCGAGACAGAGACCGAGCGAGTTTTCTACAACTTTAAGACTAAAACCGACGACGACGATGTCGTGGACAGGGAGGACCACGTCACACAGTATTTGTCGGAACTGTTGGTCAATACTGACAGTGAAATAACTAGTTTACAG GTTAACGAGTATGACGAAAGTTAA